A stretch of Brassica rapa cultivar Chiifu-401-42 chromosome A08, CAAS_Brap_v3.01, whole genome shotgun sequence DNA encodes these proteins:
- the LOC103868084 gene encoding putative proline-rich receptor-like protein kinase PERK11, with protein MDKVQEQAELIEKKLTPFVASQPTTVVIGGGLADQKTTGGESTDQKTTGGGLADQKTTGGSQTTQPPTTSPPSPPSPDSGGGGGGGSQSSPPPVLTLSPPPSNQSVNTTSPPTPPSSPPPSITPPPSPPQPQTPPQSTPAGNSPVVIPSPTPQIQLPLTPPTFVTQQPTVNGLALPNNPIFNPSPPSTPLSPPSPENSGSQGSPPSPPVVPLTPNAPRNPSQPLDSPPAAGGSNHVPSSSPPSLSGSDNNSGGSNRHNANGNGNGGSGQQKNDSNYTEKTMIGIGIAGVLVIIFVAAIFFIRRKQNKSSSPRSNQNYLPPANVSVNTDGFVNYRQKPGNGNISAQNSSPDTNNSLGNQKPGRSTTPDSAVLGNSKTIFTFEELSQITEGFCKRYVIGEGGFGYVYKGIICDGKSIAIKQLKSISAEGYREFKAEVEIISRVHHRHLVSLVGYCISEQHRFLIYEFVPNNTLDHHLHGKDLPVLEWTKRVKIAVGAAKGLAYLHEDCHPKIIHRDIKSSNILLDNEFEAQVADFGLARLNDTAQSHISTRVMGTFGYLAPEYASSGKLTDRSDVFSFGVVLLELITGRKPVDTSQPLGEESLVEWARPRFIEAIEKGDISEVVDPRLEKHYIEGEVYRMIETAASCVRHSALKRPRMVQVVRALDTRDDMSDLSNGVKVGQSTVYNSGQYSNEIRMFRRASEDSTDYGYGSSNGYYTSQDFTSRESERAFNTSRRTNY; from the exons ATGGACAAAGTCCAGGAACAAGCAGAGTTAATCGAAAAGAAGCTAACTCCATTTGTAGCTTCACAGCCAACAACCGTTGTCATCGGAGGAGGATTAGCTGATCAGAAAACCACCGGTGGAGAATCAACTGATCAGAAAACCACCGGTGGAGGATTAGCTGATCAGAAAACCACCGGTGGTTCCCAGACAACACAACCTCCAACAACCTCACCTCCTTCTCCTCCATCCCCTGACAGTGGTGGCGGTGGTGGCGGTGGTTCACAATCATCTCCTCCGCCGGTGCTAACCCTTTCTCCACCACCGTCCAATCAATCTGTTAATACAACTTCACCTCCAACGCCTCCTTCCTCCCCTCCGCCTTCTATAACTCCACCTCCTTCACCTCCCCAGCCTCAAACTCCGCCTCAATCCACCCCAGCCGGAAACTCTCCCGTGGTGATTCCTTCTCCAACACCACAAATTCAACTTCCTCTTACTCCTCCCACCTTTGTTACTCAGCAACCTACTGTCAACGGCCTAGCACTACCCAACAACCCTATTTTTAACCCCTCTCCGCCTTCTACTCCTTTGTCGCCGCCTTCCCCCGAAAATTCCGGTAGCCAAGGATCTCCTCCATCGCCTCCGGTTGTCCCTCTAACCCCTAATGCACCAAGAAACCCTTCACAGCCGTTGGATTCACCTCCGGCAGCAGGAGGATCAAACCATGTTCCCTCGTCGTCTCCTCCTTCCCTCTCCGGTTCCGATAACAATTCCGGAGGGTCTAATAGACATAATGCGAACGGCAACGGTAATGGTGGTAGTGgacaacaaaaaaatgattctaACTACACTGAGAAGACAATGATAGGCATTGGGATCGCAGGTGTTTTGGTCATTATATTCGTTGCCGCCATTTTCTTTATTAGgaggaaacaaaataaatcttCTTCACCTCGTTCTAACCAGAACTATTTGCCTCCGGCTAATGTGTCTGTTAATACAG ATGGATTCGTTAACTACAGGCAAAAACCTGGAAACGGGAACATTTCAGCACAGAACTCTTCACCGGACACTAACAATAGTTTGGGGAATCAAAAGCCAGGAAGATCAACAACACCTGACTCGGCAGTATTAGGAAATTCAAAGACCATTTTCACCTTCGAGGAGCTAAGCCAGATAACAGAAGGATTTTGCAAGAGATATGTCATAGGAGAAGGTGGGTTCGGGTACGTCTACAAGGGTATCATTTGCGATGGAAAGTCAATCGCGATCAAGCAGCTAAAGTCCATCAGCGCAGAAGGATATAGAGAGTTCAAAGCTGAAGTAGAGATCATAAGCAGAGTGCATCATAGGCACTTAGTGTCTCTCGTGGGTTATTGCATCTCTGAGCAACATAGATTCCTCATCTATGAGTTTGTCCCTAACAATACTTTGGATCACCATTTACATG GCAAAGACTTACCGGTATTGGAATGGACTAAACGAGTCAAGATTGCAGTTGGCGCAGCCAAAGGACTTGCTTATCTACATGAAGATT GTCACCCGAAGATTATCCATAGGGACATCAAATCATCAAATATTCTGTTGGATAATGAATTCGAAGCTCAG GTTGCAGATTTTGGACTCGCCAGACTGAACGATACTGCACAGTCCCACATATCGACACGAGTCATGGGCACATTTGG GTATTTAGCGCCAGAATATGCATCAAGCGGGAAATTAACGGATAGATCAGATGTGTTTTCATTTGGAGTTGTGCTACTCGAACTCATCACCGGTCGCAAACCTGTTGACACCTCTCAACCTTTGGGTGAAGAAAGTCTCGTTGAATGg GCACGTCCGCGTTTTATCGAGGCCATTGAAAAAGGTGACATCAGTGAAGTAGTGGATCCACGGCTTGAAAAGCATTACATTGAAGGCGAAGTCTATAGGATGATTGAAACTGCTGCGTCTTGTGTTAGACATTCAGCTCTAAAACGACCTCGTATGGTTCAG GTTGTAAGAGCTCTGGACACGAGAGACGACATGTCGGATCTGTCAAATGGAGTCAAAGTAGGTCAAAGTACGGTCTATAACTCTGGTCAATACAGTAATGAGATTCGTATGTTCAGAAGAGCCTCTGAAGATTCAACGGATTACGGATACGGTAGTAGTAACGGCTACTACACGAGCCAAGACTTCACAAGCCGTGAATCTGAAAGAGCCTTCAACACAAGTCGCCGAACAAACTACTGA
- the LOC103868088 gene encoding probable xyloglucan endotransglucosylase/hydrolase protein 33, which translates to MASLKNYNMKILLETAVVFCLCSFSLVSSHSRKFTTPNVTRVTDQFSRIAIESGFSKRFGDHNIIINGSLAKLTLDKSSGAGLVTKNTYHYGFFSARLKLPAGFASGVVVAFYLSNAESYPKNHDEIDIELLGRSRRDDWSIQTNVYANGSLKTGREEKFYYWFDPTQAFHDYTLIWNSHHIVFLVDNIPVREFPNRGAFMSAYPSKPMSLYVTVWDGSEWATHGGKYPVNYKYGPFVASIADVKLSGCSVNNGSSTGPGPCTKSGGSVSSLDPVDGQDFATLSKNQIAAMDWARRKLMFYSYCNDKSRYKVMPAEC; encoded by the exons ATGGCGTCTTTGAAGAACTACAACATGAAGATTCTGTTGGAAACAGCAGTTGTATTTTGTCTTTGTTCATTTTCGTTGGTTTCTTCACACAGCAGAAAATTCACAACACCAAACGTGACACGTGTCACAGATCAGTTCAGTAGAATCGCCATTGAAAGCGGCTTCTCCAAACGTTTTGGGGATCACAATATTATCATCAATGGCTCTCTCGCCAAACTCACTCTCGACAAATCCTCTG GAGCTGGGTTGGTGACAAAGAACACGTATCATTATGGATTTTTCAGTGCAAGACTCAAACTTCCCGCTGGATTTGCCTCTGGTGTTGTGGTTGCTTTCTAT TTGTCAAACGCAGAGAGTTATCCAAAGAACCACGACGAGATAGACATAGAATTGTTGGGTAGAAGCAGGAGAGATGATTGGTCGATCCAAACGAATGTGTATGCAAATGGGAGTTTGAAAAcaggaagagaagagaagttTTATTATTGGTTTGATCCAACTCAAGCCTTTCACGACTATACTCTCATTTGGAACTCCCACCATATTGT ATTTTTGGTAGACAACATTCCGGTTAGAGAATTTCCGAACCGAGGAGCTTTCATGAGCGCATATCCATCTAAACCGATGTCTCTTTACGTCACCGTTTGGGACGGTTCAGAATGGGCCACTCACGGCGGTAAGTATCCAGTCAACTACAAGTATGGCCCCTTCGTGGCTTCCATAGCTGACGTAAAGTTAAGCGGCTGCTCCGTTAACAACGGCTCCTCTACTGGACCTGGGCCATGCACCAAGTCGGGCGGGTCGGTTTCCAGTCTGGACCCGGTTGACGGTCAAGATTTTGCCACATTATCAAAGAATCAGATCGCAGCCATGGATTGGGCTAGGAGAAAGCTAATGTTTTACTCTTATTGTAATGATAAGTCGAGATACAAAGTCATGCCTGCTGAGTGCTGA
- the LOC103868087 gene encoding transcription factor bHLH167-like translates to MDRERGREVGEGSSMSSREQRNLREQERRMRMKHLFNILSSHVSPTHRLPVPQLIEQATSYMIQLKEKVNYLKEKKMTLLGEMGKHSEGLSSSLLPKLSIYSRDSTIQMNLLIDLNMKRVMLHQLLSVFEEEGAQVMNANTQKLNDRMIIYTIIAQAIISRLGIDPSRIEERVRDIIF, encoded by the exons ATGGACAGGGAGAGGGGAAGAGAAGTAGGAGAAGGAAGCTCAATGTCGTCGAGGGAACAACGAAACCTCAGAGAGCAAGAGCGACGAATGCGCATGAAACATCTCTTCAATATACTCTCTTCTCATGTTTCTCCCACTCATAGG TTACCGGTGCCTCAACTTATAGAACAAGCGACATCATACATGATCCAATTGAAAGAGAAGGTAAATTATctaaaggagaagaaaatgactTTGTTAGGAGAAATGGGGAAACACTCTGAGGGGTTGTCGTCGTCACTTCTGCCGAAACTCAGTATTTATTCGCGGGATTCAACCATACAAATGAACCTGCTTATCGATCTGAACATGAAAAGAGTGATGCTACACCAGCTTTTAAGTGTTTTTGAAGAAGAAGGAGCTCAAGTTATGAATGCTAATACTCAGAAATTGAATGATAGGATGATCATTTATACAATCATAGCCCAG GCTATCATATCTCGCCTCGGCATTGATCCATCAAGGATAGAAGAGAGAGTTAGGGATATCATCTTCTGA
- the LOC103868082 gene encoding polygalacturonase At1g48100-like yields MIMRKSLRLRSITLMMLMAVLVWSVTLETCIARRGRHWRHNNRRSSDMSDSLSSKKPKSHGNSHHSSHNNNNSHHHKSKPKPKPKLQTPPKVDDNYNSPVVSQLPKVQPPSLPSLNESQVFNVMDFGAKGDGIRDDTKAFEAAWEAACKVEASMMIIPPEYTFLVGPISFSGPYCQPNIVFQLDGTIIAPTDSKSWGKGLMWWIDFTKLVGIKVQGKGVIDGRGSGWWQQDYPFIDGETKLIVPLNNSVNQNPPISEFDLKMPSIKPTALRFYGSIGVEVSGITIQNSPQCHLKFDNCGDVVVHDMTVSSPGDSPNTDGIHLQNTRDVLIHSTTLSCGDDCISIQTGCSNVYIHTVTCGPGHGISIGSLGKDSTKACVSNITVRDVAMHNTMTGVRIKTWQGGVGSVKGILFSNIQLNEVQLPIVIDQFYCDHTTCKNQTSAVAVEGVTYERIKGTYTVKPVHFACSDDFPCVDVQLSAIELKPVQERYHMYDPFCWQTFGELNTPTLPPIDCLQIGKPARNIVQSDHDVC; encoded by the exons atgataatGAGAAAAAGTCTAAGGCTGAGAAGCATCACGTTGATGATGCTAATGGCGGTTTTGGTATGGTCTGTAACTCTAGAGACCTGCATTGCTAGAAGAGGTAGACACTGGAGACATAACAACCGAAGATCCTCTGATATGTCTGATTCCTTGTCAAGCAAGAAACCGAAAAGCCATGGGAACAGTCACCACAGCTCTCACAATAACAACAACAGTCATCACCACAAATCCAAACCTAAACCGAAGCCAAAGCTGCAAACACCGCCCAAAGTTGACGACAATTATAACTCTCCGGTAGTTTCACAACTACCAAAAGTCCAACCACCGTCTCTTCCGTCGCTAAATGAATCTCAGGTCTTCAATGTGATGGATTTTGGTGCAAAGGGTGATGGTATACGTGATGACACTAag GCGTTTGAAGCGGCTTGGGAAGCTGCTTGCAAAGTGGAAGCATCAATGATGATCATACCGCCAGAATACACTTTCCTTGTTGGTCCAATCTCATTCTCTGGTCCTTATTGTCAACCAAACATTGTGTTCCAA CTTGATGGTACTATTATAGCTCCAACGGATTCAAAGTCATGGGGAAAAGGGTTGATGTGGTGGATTGATTTCACAAAGCTGGTAGGAATTAAAGTACAAGGGAAAGGTGTGATTGATGGAAGAGGCTCTGGTTGGTGGCAACAAGATTACCCTTTCATTGATGGTGAAACCAAACTCATCGTTCCCTTGAACAACTCTGTTAACCAAAACCCTCCAATAAGTGAGTTTGATTTGAAAATGCCAAGCATTAAACCAACG GCACTAAGATTCTATGGGAGTATTGGTGTGGAAGTGTCTGGTATAACGATCCAAAACAGTCCTCAATGTCACCTCAAGTTCGATAACTGCGGTGACGTTGTGGTACATGACATGACCGTCTCTTCACCTGGTGATAGTCCAAACACTGATGGGATTCACCTCCAGAACACCAGAGATGTCCTCATTCACAGCACAACACTCTCTTGTG GAGATGATTGCATCTCTATCCAAACTGGTTGCTCGAATGTATACATACACACCGTGACCTGTGGACCGGGTCACGGTATCAGCATAGGTAGTCTCGGCAAAGACAGCACAAAAGCCTGCGTCTCAAACATAACAGTACGAGACGTGGCCATGCACAACACGATGACAGGGGTCAGGATCAAGACATGGCAAGGAGGAGTAGGATCAGTGAAAGGGATACTTTTCTCAAACATTCAACTCAACGAAGTCCAGCTTCCGATAGTGATAGACCAATTCTACTGCGACCATACCACATGCAAGAACCAGACGTCAGCAGTTGCAGTTGAAGGAGTGACTTACGAGCGGATCAAAGGCACTTATACCGTGAAACCGGTTCATTTCGCTTGCAGCGATGACTTCCCATGCGTAGATGTGCAGTTATCCGCAATTGAGCTTAAACCGGTTCAAGAACGGTATCATATGTATGATCCTTTTTGCTGGCAGACGTTTGGTGAGCTCAACACTCCTACTCTTCCTCCTATTGATTGTTTGCAGATTGGGAAGCCGGCGAGAAACATAGTTCAGTCTGATCATGATGTGTGTTGA
- the LOC103868083 gene encoding B3 domain-containing protein At3g17010-like, with translation MMFPKEREIGSSSGLGQGEVNVEKLSFFKIFQGEDLSSESMRAFPYDFIRNVPQNDYSSNMVIRTQWGVSWEVKVSMNPRFYYMEKRGWNQFVNDNALGDKELVTFTHTGLMCFNVNIYEENGKELVRPRTMASLSGIKKEVGESSKKDVKKAEETGGVRVKSKRFEEGKTSKKKKKKKMKKSNNDEDTVPVFNITITTSYLKFLPIPRYFADVHIPNKSKMVVTIHHSNGNCSWEVVCLVRKARAIFSGGWARLVREYPLSVGDFCTFKFIKPTEFHLDVSKKVEEIMSD, from the exons ATGATGTTTCCTAAGGAGAGAGAGATAGGTAGCAGCAGTGGTTTGGGTCAGGGTGAAGTAAATGTTGAGAAGTTGAGCTTCTTCAAGATCTTTCAGGGTGAAGACTTATCCTCTGAAAGCATG AGAGCGTTTCCTTACGACTTCATAAGAAACGTCCCTCAAAACGACTACTCCAGTAACATGGTGATAAGGACGCAATGGGGAGTCTCATGGGAAGTCAAAGTCTCCATGAACCCAAGATTCTACTACATGGAGAAGCGTGGTTGGAACCAGTTTGTGAACGACAACGCCTTGGGAGATAAAGAGCTCGTTACCTTCACTCACACTGGACTCATGTGCTTCAATGTCAACATCTACGAGGAGAATGGCAAGGAGCTTGTGAGGCCCCGGACAATGGCTTCTCTAA GTGGGATCAAGAAAGAAGTAGGAGAGAGCAGCAAGAAAGATGTGAAGAAGGCTGAGGAGACAGGAGGTGTTAGGGTCAAAAGCAAGAGATTTGAGGAAGGCAAAAcatccaagaagaagaagaagaagaagatgaagaagagcaaTAACGATGAGGATACTGTTCCAGTATTCAACATCACCATAACGACATCATACCTCAAGTTCCTG cCAATCCCAAGGTACTTTGCTGACGTGCATATCCCGAATAAGTCTAAGATGGTGGTGACCATTCACCACTCCAATGGGAACTGTTCATGGGAGGTGGTTTGCTTGGTGAGGAAGGCAAGGGCAATCTTCTCAGGTGGATGGGCGAGATTGGTTAGAGAGTACCCTTTGTCAGTCGGTGACTTTTGTACCTTCAAGTTCATCAAACCAACCGAGTTTCACCTTGATGTCTCCAAGAAGGTCGAAGAGATCATGTCTGACTGA
- the LOC103868085 gene encoding uncharacterized protein At4g28440 produces MAEASPALRKPVFTKVSELRPGTNGLSLNVKVISTKMVMQRGGGGGRPSGPQARQMRIAECLVGDETGIIIFTARNDQVDLMKEGKIVTLRNAKIDMYKGSMRLAVDRWGRVEVAEEAADITVKEDNNLSLIEYELVSVEA; encoded by the exons ATGGCTGAGGCATCACCTGCATTGAGGAAGCCTGTGTTCACTAAGGTTAGTGAGCTGAGACCAGGAACCAACGGTCTCTCACTTAACGTGAAAGTCATCAGCACGAAGATGGTGATGCAGAGAGGAGGTGGAGGAGGTCGTCCTAGTGGTCCTCAGGCTCGTCAGATGCGGATTGCTGAATGTCTTGTTGGTGATGAGACTGGTATCATCATCTTTACCGCAAGAAACGATCAAG TGGATTTGATGAAAGAAGGCAAGATAGTGACTCTGCGCAATGCAAAGATCGACATGTACAAGGGATCTATGAGGCTTGCTGTTGATAGATGGGGCCGCGTTGAAGTGGCCGAGGAGGCAGCAGACATCACTGTCAAGGAAGATAACAATCTTTCCCTCATCGAGTATGAGCTTGTGAGCGTTGAAGCTTAA
- the LOC103868086 gene encoding gibberellin-regulated protein 8-like, whose translation MKLMVVQFCIIFFLLTSSFFVPSTADSSCGGKCNVRCSKASQHEECLKYCNICCEKCNGCVPSGTYGNKDECPCYRDIKNSKGGPKCP comes from the exons ATGAAGCTCATGGTTGTACAATTCTGCATAATATTTTTTCTCCTCACATCTTCATTTTTTGTACCTTCAACCGCTGATTCGT CATGTGGTGGAAAGTGCAACGTGAGATGCTCAAAGGCATCACAACATGAAGAGTGCCTCAAGTATTGCAATATATGTTGCGAGAAGTGTAATGGTTGTGTTCCCTCTGGTACTTACGGAAACAAAGACGAATGCCCTTGTTACCGTGATATTAAAAACTCCAAAGGCGGCCCCAAGTGTCCTTGA